CTCATACATCACACAGCGCACGCCCTGAAAATCCACCAGCGGGTGCAACTGCTGCGCCTCTTCAATGCTGATTTCATGGAAATTCATGCCATAAAGCTTGGCTTTCGCAGCCTGCAAACGCAGTTGATGCTCCCGCTCCTCTGTCTGCGCGAGGTACAGCGAACCCGGCTGAAATACGCCACAGCTTTGACCGGTTTCTTCCTCAAGCGCATTGTAGAGGTTCATCGTGTAATGCTGAATGCGACTGATGTTGGTGCTGTCATGCAAACCGTGGATATTGGCAGCCGCATGCCACGTAGACCCAGAAGTCAGTTCATCGCGTTCAAGTAGCACGACATCTGACCACCCCAGCTTTGTCAGGTGATAGAGGATCGAACATCCGATCACTCCGCCGCCAATCACAACCGCTTGTGCTCTTTCGCGCATCTTGCTCTCCCTGCGTACACTCCCTCAAGCCTGACGCGCGCCGAGACAGCCCAATTGCCCCTTTGCGACCATTCCTGTCGTATTTTCACTTGCCGGAACCACATCACACTCGTTTCATGGGGCCAACGAATTTTGGAGGCGTCCTATGAAAACCACCACCCGCGTAGTTGTGATCGGAGGCGGCGTTGTAGGCTGTTCCGTGTTGTATCACCTGACAAAGCTGGGTTGGTCAGACGTTATGCTGTTGGAGCGCTCTGAACTGACCTCCGGCAGCACATGGCACGCGGCTGGCGGCTTTCATACTCTGAACGGCGACACCAACATGGCCGCCCTTCAAGGCTATACCATCCGCCTTTACAAGGAACTCGAAGAGATAACCGGAATGTCCTGTGGCCTTCATCACGTCGGCGGCGTGACCCTCGCGGACAATCAGGACCGGTTCGATATGTTGGTTGCCGAACGCGCGAAACACCGCTTCATGGGACTTGAAACAGAGGTCGTAACCCCCGAAGAAATAAAGAAAATCGCGCCAGTCACGAACATCGATGGCATCATCGGTGCACTTTACGACCCTCTCGACGGGCACCTTGATCCTTCCGGCACCACTCACGCCTACGCCAAGGCCGCGCGCATGGGCGGCGCGACCATTGAGACCCACACAAAAGTCATCGAAACCAACCAGCGTGCCGACGGCACTTGGGATGTTGTGACCGACAAAGGCACAATCCACACAGAACATGTGGTCAATGCTGCGGGCCTCTGGGCGCGCGAAGTTGGCGCAATGGCGGGCGTGTATTTCCCGCTCCATCCAATGGAGCACCAATATCTGGTGACCGAGGACGTGCCCTTGATCGTGGACATGATGAAAGACGGCAAGGAACACCCGCACGTCATGGACCCTGCAGGCGAAAGCTACTTGCGGCAAGAAGGCCAAGGACTCTGCATCGGGTTCTATGAACAGCCATGTCGCCCCTGGGCGGTGGACGGCACACCCTGGGACTTCGGACACGAACTGCTTCCCGACGACTTTGACAAGATCGAAGACAGCATTGATTTCGCTTACAAACGCTTCCCCGACCTCGAAACCGCCGGCATAAAGTCCGTCATCCACGGTCCCTTTACATTTGCTCCAGACGGCAACCCGTTGGTCGGGCCAGTCCCGGGCATGCGCAACTACTGGTCAGCCTGCGCCGTTATGGCCGGATTCTCGCAAGGGGGCGGTGTAGGGTTGATGCTGGCGCAATGGATGATCGAGGGCGAATGCGAGCGCGACACCTTTGCCATGGACTGCGCCCGTTTTGGCGATTGGATCACACCCGGATACACCCGCCCAAAAGTCATTGAAAACTATCAAAAACGGTTCTCCGTTGCCTAC
This genomic window from Shimia isoporae contains:
- a CDS encoding GcvT family protein; this encodes MKTTTRVVVIGGGVVGCSVLYHLTKLGWSDVMLLERSELTSGSTWHAAGGFHTLNGDTNMAALQGYTIRLYKELEEITGMSCGLHHVGGVTLADNQDRFDMLVAERAKHRFMGLETEVVTPEEIKKIAPVTNIDGIIGALYDPLDGHLDPSGTTHAYAKAARMGGATIETHTKVIETNQRADGTWDVVTDKGTIHTEHVVNAAGLWAREVGAMAGVYFPLHPMEHQYLVTEDVPLIVDMMKDGKEHPHVMDPAGESYLRQEGQGLCIGFYEQPCRPWAVDGTPWDFGHELLPDDFDKIEDSIDFAYKRFPDLETAGIKSVIHGPFTFAPDGNPLVGPVPGMRNYWSACAVMAGFSQGGGVGLMLAQWMIEGECERDTFAMDCARFGDWITPGYTRPKVIENYQKRFSVAYPNEELPAARPFRQTPMYDVFDQLGAVWGHQYGLEVANYFAENDEPRFETPSFRRSNAFDATAREVKTVRQAVGINEVHNFGKYIVTGPNARPWLDRIMAGRIPAQGRLSLTPMLSPKGRLIGDFTVSCLSDHAFQLTASYGSQAYHMRWFEQNEAEGVKVANVSDRLTGFQIAGPKARDVLAACTRGDISSMKFMDVRQLTIGVVDCLVQRVSYTGDLGFEIYCDPMAQRALWDTLWAAGQPHGMRPFGMRAMMSLRLDKFFGSWLSEFSPDYTAAETGMDRFISFKKNSDFIGRAAAEAERANGPSRRLCAFEVDAEDADVNAYEPIWLDGNVVGFCTSGGYSHHAGKSIAQGFLPVERAMAGLEVEIEILGQMRKARVITEPLFDPDGARMRG